The DNA region AGTGAAACATAGTTATAGAGAGATATATAGCTAGAGATTAGCTATTTGGTTTTTTCTAACTCCTAtacctagagagagagagtattgatcggagaaagaaaaaaaatggcggGAGGAATAGGGTTGGGAGACACGACGTACACGAAGGTGTTTGTTGGAGGACTAGCTTGGGAGACGCAGAAGGAGACGCTCAAGAAGCACTTTGAGCAGTTTGGGGAGATTTTGGAAGCCGTGGTCATTACCGACAAGGCCTCCGGCAGATCCAAGGGATATGGATTCGTACGTATATACAACTCCTTGTTTCtcctccatatatatatatagaaagagagagtgatatgtatatatgtatacttaATTAGAAAGGGGAAATCATAATTAAAGTGGTGATGATCAATGATCAGGTGACGTTTAGGGAGGCCGAGGCGGCGAGGAGAGCTTGTGTGGACGCTACCCCGGTGATCGACGGGAGAAGAGCAAATTGCAATCTTGCCTATATCGGTCTTCAAAGATCCAAGCCCTCCACTCCTAACCATggttaatatatattatctatctctctctctctctctttagatGGTGCTATGCAAGTtagatcaagaaaacaaaaggggGTAATTCttagttaatatatatggttAGTGAGTATACAAAGTTGGTTTGATTAAATTAGAAACTTGTGTGACCAAAACTATCGAAATTAATAACCTTAATATATAGTTAGTGATTGATGTTAATGGACCATTTTGTGTACATCATCAAAGAGtgattgtgatgatgatgttaaaTGTGCTAGGAGGAGGAGGCAGGATTAACAATATGAGAGTGATGATGGGAACAATGCAGACTGGTTTTGGACCACCTCCTCTACCACCAACCTTCCCTCACTATCCCCACCTCCCTCTCAATCTCTTTGGGtatactcttcttttctctctactTTGTTTTTACCATGtaaaatgataatgatgatagtACATGCAtgcatatcatcaacataacaTGATGATACCATTTGAGACCAAAAGAATGCCAACTCATATGTTTCAATGCAATTGCATAACTTAGCTGGCTGTCCTCTAATGTCTCCATTTTGATTGTGGACCGacactattattatttttagtaataTAGATAGATAACTCTTCTTTAATCTGTAGAGTTTAAATGACTGACAAAGTGGTCAACGGACAgcttgtaaaactaaaaaatgtacTGATTCCTATTCCATCTTTCACCAATCATTCTACTCTCTCTCCTCACATGCTTCTTTCTATACGTCTTTGTGTCATGACCACGTACCACGTGCATCCATTCATCTCTGTTGTCACTCTTTAAAAGtgtactctgttttgttttgtaattgaaaaagacacatttgatttgatattcGCAGGTACTCTCCATACTCGCCAGATTACTCATCATTCCCTACGGTTCGTAACTTTTCTTATCTCTCTGACATAATAGTTTGTATAACGAACtgaagaatctttttttttgtctaagcGAATCTAATAGTTAAGCTATACTTTGGTTATTCATGATcatataagttataacataaccttaatctaattaattaacatgaTGTGTCTGCAGAGCTTATACGGCGTGTACGGCTGCAATTCAGGGGGACAATATGGAGTATACGGGAACGGCGGAGGCAGTGGACTAACGGCAGCAGCCGCATCCGCTGCTCCTTTTTATCCTTGTGGCAGTGGTGGACATGGTGGAGTTCACTTCTCTCAGCCACAACCATTTTATCATCACTTGTCTTCTTATAACCCTCACCATTACTCTCCTGCGACCATTTCTATGCAACAAGGTTCGTATaagatatataagataaaaacacCAAAGGCAAAAAAGATACATGCGCTAATAATATTGTTGACAGTGTGTTTTGCTGTGCCACAGGTGTAACCGGCTTTCCGCTTCAGCCACCTCTCATTCCTTACCGTTGAAGAAGCTTAGAGTCTTTGGTAGCTATGAAGcttcacatcatcttcttcttctcaagtcAAGAGAGCCATTCTATGGTTTAATGGATGCTCTCTGGCTAATCTCAacactttttttctctctctctctgctctaaAAGCCACCCCATTTTATGGAATTTGAGGTGGCTTTTAGTTTGCAGACCCCAATGGGATCTCCAATTTTAGATGGTGGTCATGTCGTTTATGTCATCTCTCACCTTCTTACAATTGCATCTTCTCGAGAGAATGGGTTTCTCTTCTAGAGATATTGCTAATggagcatcatcatcaatcactCATGTGCCAAACTCAAGCTGATGCATGTATCAGCttaatttgttatgttgtttagCCTAGGGATGGCTGATCAACAAGACAAAGAAAATGTCTGTTAGGATTAATGTATAAAGAAATCAAGCACTAAAACCATGTGCTTCTTTAAAGTCTGAAAAAATGATATGCAtatttaagcaaaacaaaaaccctgCAAGCCTTTTTGTTGCATCAACATTTTAGTTAGTCTTAGTAGCTTAAGGACTTAGGTACACAAGTCTCAGATAATAATACTCAAATAAAATGCATTATTCAATGTCTCTGTTTACTGCTACTACTGGTTAAAAACATTGGGGAGTAACATCCCATAACCCCCCTTACCCCTAGGATACTATGCCACATAAACGAACTTCATGCTTTTCAGATTTTTACTCTAGTATGTTCAGAAGGATACTGGAAATATAAGGCCAACGATGTAATTACAGTATTGGGAATCAGAACAGTACCTGttagggatatatatatattataatgaaaGACTGGCGCTTTCTTGTCAGATTTCGAGTTTTCTTCACTTTCTGTTCATGTCTGTCTTTACAACTTCATATTGGTTTGAACCTGTAATCAACAAAAGACTTATACGGCAGAGCAATGAGCCACTGTACTCACATTTCCTCATGTTCTCAAGTATCCCAATACTTCATAGTGTTGTCTGACTCAAGGGCTGAACATCTTGCGAGAAAATGGTATCACATCCACATCACCTCTAAAGTCTATCATTTCAACATCTTGTAAGTAAACACTAGTGGAAAGAAACTTCCCAAAAGAAGAAAGCTAAATTGCAATCTGCTGCTCTCATCAAACCCATTGAAATTGAAGAAGATCGAGTCTAAGACATTACCAGTAGCAACTAAGTAGACAGACACCGTTTCTTCAAATGTATcatttaaagaaataatattgGATAATATATTTACTGGTCCCAAGCATGAACGATGTGATGGAGCAACAGTAGTGTCAGTACAACCCTGTAGATCTCCCCATACCACACAAACTGAAGGATGTGATTAAATCTTTTTGCATCGACCCAAATGTACCTCTCAGGGTTTGAACTTGAAATCCTCAGCTCCTACAATTTCTTAGACCTCATAAATGGGGAGTGAGAATGCTATATAAGCCAACCTTGCTTGTGTTATGCTTTAGGAAACAAGACTATACAGAACAGTCTAAAATCCAAATGCATTTGGAGGAAATGctaaaaactcttaaaaatcaaattcatgtATTAAGGTGATTACTGACAACTGCGATCTGCCATTAACTAAATTAAGtcctaaaaataccaaaacgtATAAATACACTAAACACTCCCAAATGGGCAAACAAAAGAAGTGAATTCTTATCAATCGCTGAGAGAAACTATAAAACCAAAAAGGTGATTCTTATCAATCGAAGCTTAgcttcaattcaaaaaaaaaaaaaaaaaacgaaaatacaagAGAAGCGTGAGGCGTGAGGCGCGAGCACCCTCGTCAAAAAGCTGAAACCCTCACACTGGTAACAGAGAAACGAAAATGGAAGCAAATGCTTTCGAATATTCGATTGCCCCTATGTTAGGTGTGAgggtttcatcttcttcacaagGGGCTCTCGCTTCAATGCTTCGATTAACAAACCGATAAAGCAATGCATCAATTGCagaaccaagaagaagaagaagaagaagaagaagaaagttttgCTTGGCTTCGAACTCtctcagatcttcttcttctattcaaCTACACTTTCGGCAGATATTGGGCTTTAATATGTCCACTTTAGTTGTAAACGAAGCAGGTCGGGGTAATATTAGTGAAGGCCCAAAAATTGTGATTTACTGGACTTAAGTTGTCTCTCTCGAACAAAAGAGATGTGAACAACAGGAAGGTTCACTGTTCCTGTGACGATAACTGAATTTCAAGTGATGAAGACAACTTGTACTAGTGttaagagatttgattttagaacatcttttctttctgttcttaATATCATTGTTGCTTCATTCTTTGGGTAAAGTTTGTATGggtatatcaaattttatagcACATGGTGGTTGTGTATGAGTCATACATTCTTCGAGTAAACCGCAACTGTTAATTGACTTTCAAATAAAGTCATTAAATGCGTTTGGATTACGGTTTCCACAGGCTTGCTCTTTTGTATATGGAATAATTTACTAATCCTTAAATACCAATTCAAGAAGGCAAAAACATAATGATCGAAGTTGTCATGTTAATGCCATTTAGTAACCCAAAGAGCTTGTCTGAAGCAGATACTACTACACTAGAGAGAGATATAGGAAACAATGTGCATTGCCTCATAAACCAGGTCAAAACCAAAGTCATTTTGCGCagcagacaaaacaaaagaattacaAACTTCACGATGTGATCATTGGCTCTGGATCAGATGGTTCACTGGGAGGTTTGTTGGACTGACGTGCGGAATTGAACAAGATGTCTTTGATAACCTGCATACCAATGAATGAAAGAGTTGAGTGAATCTTATGGGTCCATGAACCACAAACGATAAAATAGTATCAGCATGTCATCATGTATTTTTACTCACCTGTGACATTAGCCCGTGGACCTGCTCAACCGTTATCTTTGCGCTATCCCGAGTTATCTTAGCAAGCTGAGACTCATCCTGAAAGTGATCCAAAACACACCTGCTTAGAATTTGAAATCTCCTAAAACGAAACAGTCACATAGCCAGAGATAATAATTGGTTATCTCTGGCTATGATCCAGTATATCCTGAAACTGAAAGTGATCCAATACTACTCTAGGAAGCAGACACAAGACTAGTGTAAGTTTAGAATAATTGACACATCAAAGCCTCCCAAGTTTTACTAGTGCAAACTTAAACAACTCTGGACATTTTCTTAACtaaacaaacattaaaaactGTGAAATGCCACAACCAGACAGGGTGAACCATAATGTTGTGCAGGTAGAGAGTATCTATGATCAGCTTATATCCAATCAACATACTGCCTGAGAATAAAGATCCTAAATGTAATCAATCAAACTACAAATTACCCATCCAAGTCGCTAGATATTGATAGTAGCACTTAATTCGCCAATTATTAAGTTTCTAGATAGGAAAAAGCTTGAAAAGCGGCATGTATATGAGCTCAAAATCATGATCCAGTATCTCAGACAGTCAATAAAGAATGAGAACATAgcaaataaatttgttaaagCCACCAAGACAAACCTCTTTCCTCCTTTGGTGACCGGCTGGCGCAATTCCTCCTCCAAACCGGGAGTGAGAGAGCTGACTCTCCGCTTGCTCAAGCTTCTCAGCTTCACCAGTAAAAGATTAAATGGTAAGAGAAGGGAAAATATTAAACTACGACCTGGGTTAAAAGTAAATTAACATGCTCTAGCATATCCAAGAATTTACCCAAGTCTGAAATCTGTCCCGCAACGTAGTCACCATTGCCCAGCAGcggggaagaagaaagagtgttCACCCAGTACTTGTTCCAAAGGAGATCCAAAAGGTGACTATCAAGAGATGACTTGAAATAAGTGATGTCCAATGAATAGTACTgccacatacaaaaaaaaaaaatcaatcaatcacaaTAGCAAATAATCTAAGCCtccaagattaaaaaaaaatcaataaatgagAATGATAAGTACCTGTTTGCAATGCACACCGAAGTCCTCAATCTTGTTAAGAGGGATAGTCTGATACTCAGAAACATGATCATCTGAGATCTTATGTCCCTCAGGATATGTTCTGAAAGCCCCAATCTCAACCTTACCAGCGGAAACAGTCCTTGTTGGATCAATCACAACAGCCAAGAAAGGTTCCTGATACTGTTGGTTAAGCATCTGAGTCGAAACATCAATACCCGAGAGCCAGCATCCATACCCAGGGTGAGAGTGATACCATCCAACAACGTTCTCCAACCTCCCAGCCTATACAGAAATAACCAATCAATCAGCCAAAATTTGCATAAAAGATCAAGAACAAGTACCAACAGATCAAGAGCAAAATAGCTAATTTAAGTTCTGTGGTAGCCATCAAAAGGTAATGAAGCAAGAACCACTACGAGGGAATCTCTAAAACCCCTAAAACACTACAAATCAAGAaggaacaaaagagagaaacccTAGCCAATGAAGGAGCTTACCAGCTTGTTGGTCTGAGAGTATTCAACCATGTACTCGTAAGCATCAGCCTGAGCATTAACCCTAGTCTCAGTTCCTTCAACAGGCAAAGCGAAAGCATCCATAACGATGATGGTATCACCATCGGTCTTACCCTGCATAAGACCCATGATTTCGATAGTGCCACCAGAGCGAGCGTGAACCACCATCTTGAGAAGAGCGAGCGCTGAGATTTGGACTCGCTTGAAGTAGTTAGGATCGGAAGCCCAAGGCTTCTCCTGCTGGATTTTGGCTTGCGAAGCGTCGTCGTAGTGGAATATGCCGTCGGAGGCTGAATCTGGTGGTTCGACTGTGAAAATGTTGTTCTCTAGCTCCCATGTCTTCCTCGCGATGGCCGACGATGAACCCTCCATTGACATCGAATTCAAAAGAGTAGAAGAAATCTAGGgcttttttttgctaatttttgtCGAATCGGTTTTATACTGAAGAAAGctttttgggttttgtgggTTAAACCCGTTTGCAAGATGCGGCTAGGcatgaccaaaattaaaccgtaaccgtatttcgGACCATAACCAGACCATATCCTAACCGTAACCGTGTAAAATAGTTTAAAACCGTAACCGTTAACcgtaaatatatggttaaattatattaaccataaccgttAATTAACCGTAATCTTATCAAAACCGTTGGTTAACCGCATATTTAAACCGTAATTTGTTAACCGTAACCgtttcaaaaacataataaaatatactaataattatttatttaatatgaatcatatgatataaaaaatatgagtacactaaaagaacatattaattataaataaataatatcaattatatcatattatcaaataactgtaaccgtatataaccgtAATTGCTTCAACCGGAATCGTGTTTAACCgtaaccgtttattaaacggttatggttaaggttaaacaaaatttttaaccGTAACCGGTAGTTAATTAACCGTTACAGTGATAACCATAGATGCGGCACCTCTTTAATATGTGTATATGGATTTGGAATTGGGGGACTAAAATGCTAccttaaatctaaaaatatttactataaTAACGTACATTTACACttatttagtttttatctctttaattttctaattctaatgtaaattaaatttcttaGATATTTTTAGTAAAGTATTTTATGGAAATTGACTTATGAGTCGATCAATTGAAATCTTTTTCCTTGTATTTTcgtaattttcttttaagtttttttttttttttacttttagtttATAATAACCAAATTTATCAAAACTGGAGTAAATTCTAGTTAGAGTTGCTTCATCTATATGCTTAAATTGGTGAATACTCTTAAGTGGAATATTTACATGGTGGATTATCTTCCATTGGAGATAAAGAAAGTGGTGGTACAAACAAATGAAGACAGAAGAGAGTCAATTTTGAAGTTGAAGTCGAGCAACACAATCTTCTACTTAAGTTTCAAGACTTGTGAAGGTGCCGAGTACAGATCCATAATTAGGCAAATGTTGACATTGACAAGTAGAGAAGCGTTGTAACTTTTAATATATCATGTTTATGTCCTTGGGTTGTATGGAGAGTGTGTTTAGCAATTTGGGGTGCTATGTTTTTTTCTGCTTAATAATATGTCTTTAAGACTTTTAAATGAGTaatactatttgtttttgttaaaaaaataaattactgaACTAAGCTATGAAAAGATTACAGCATCTCACCATCCAGCAGATAAAAAGTTTGTGTTGAAACACATATTACATACTTTTCCATGCCTTTCACATTAAGTGTTGATGGGGTGTTTAACCTACACGCTATGtgaaaaatcatgaaaattattGACAAGTGAACCATTCATTTGCCTCACAATTTACTAATCTGGTATCAATACTCGATTAAAAGTTCACTAAAACACTCAAATACGCTCAAATACTATCATCATATGTCTCACAATCTGGTAATTCGGTAGCTTTTCATGTTACTCTCCACTCAATCCCATTATGATTTAAGCATCAGAATGTCAgtgtacaaaaaaattattttgtcaaATAAAGCCAATTACTAAGTTTTATTTGCTACAAGTATTGTATTGGGTATAACGTATTCAAAAAAGGCAGATTAGTTTCCTACGGACGTCAGACTGTTGTTTTGTATTGTGGAGTTTGCTCATTTACAAGCAGTCCTCTTTCTCGATGGCTCATGTACCTAAACATGGGTggacaaaagatatatattatcataCTCTTGTCACCACTAAACATTCGAAcgaaactaatttattttccttacgatcaaaatatatattgagttAATATTGATATCTCGAGCACATCTCATTCTCATGTGGTTTGTGGGATCGTTATGAGAGATTTAAATATGATATGTTCCCTTAAAGAACGGGTCGGATTAGATATGCCAAACATGGTTACATTTGTGTTCTTCATTCTCCCTTGGTTATACATTTTTCCTTAACCGTTCGTGGGATTGTTTTTTGCACAAGCTTGAACACACTATATGCAGTCGGACGATTGTGTTGTGAAAATCAACTTTTACTTGTGTTGCATATAGTGTGAAGATCGaacaataacttttattttttgcattttatttacTTGTGAAAATCAGTGACTTCAAGTAACTTCTCAAAGGGTTTTAGAGATGGTCTCGTCTATGTAAGACTTTGAACTCTCAAAGTTGTTAAGGATCGGACAACACagattttactctgttttttgtctctttctctgtttttgttttacactcAATGTATTTGTTTACTTGATTCTTGTAAACGAAAACCACActtttttattagatatataaacTGTATTTATAGGTTTACATGACACACTTTGACTAAGGGACACGTCTCTAGAAGACAACCCAATGTGGAGACACACACATACATGTgtaactgttttgcagttaacgaTTCTATTCGTATCTCTTCGCTGTGTGATATGAATAGTTTATACATAACACAAATCAATTAgttaactatataatataaaactcttctaaaataatataatgaagACTTGATCACATTCAACACTCCTCCTTGATCATGGCTTCATCGTTACGCCTAGCTCTTTTCGTAGAACCTTGAACCTTGACTTGTTTAAAGGTTTCGTCAATATGTCTGCTATTTGTAACTCTCCTGGACAGTACTCAAGCTTGATCAACCCATTCTGTTCAGCCTCTCGTACAAAATGATATTTGATGTCGATATGTTTGGTCCGACGATGTTGAACAGGATTCTTTCCGATTGCAATCGCTGATTTGTTATCACATAAGATCCTTACACCCTTCTCTGTCTTGAAGCCAATCTCATTCACCAACCTCTGTAACCATATTGCTTGGTTCGTTGCTGAGCAAACAGCATTGTATTCCGCTTCAGCCGTTGATTGAGCCACCGTCTTCTGCTTGCTAGAATTCCAACAAAATGCACCTGATCCGATCGTAAAGACATAGACACTTGTGCTCTTCTTGTCCTCAACTGATCCGCCCCAATCACTATCAGAAAATCCAACCAACTCTGGTTCTTCTACTTGCTTGAATTGAATCCCATATGTCAAAGTACCCTTGACGTATCTAAGGACCCGTTTGTCTTCTTGAAGATGTTGCTTTAATGGAGATGTCATGTAGCGAGACAAATAAGAACTCGCATACATGATGTCTGGTCTAGAAGCACAAAGATACAATATGCCCCCAATCATGATTCTATACTTCGTAACATCTTCAAGCTTTTCATTCAAGACCTCTTCTGTCTTGCCGTGAGGAGCCAATGACGTTGACAAGCTTTTGCAATCTTGCATCCCAAATTTCTTCAAAAGCTTCTTTGCATACTTCTCTTGTGAGAGAAATATACCTTCTTCGTTTTGTATTACTTCCATACCAAGGAAGTAATTTAGTTCGCCTAAGTCCATCATCTCAAACTCACTCTTCATCTCCTCTTTAAATTGTTCAATCTTCTTCATGTTGCTACCCGTGACtatgatgtcatcaacatataaaCTGACCACCAATATATCCTCCAATGTCTTCTTTACATAGAGTGTTGCATCATNNNNNNNNNNNNNNNNNNNNNNNNNNNNNNNNNNNNNNNNNNNNNNNNNNNNNNNNNNNNNNNNNNNNNNNNNNNNNNNNNNNNNNNNNNNNNNNNNNNNNNNNNNNNNNNNNNNNNNNNNNNNNNNNNNNNNNNNNNNNNNNNNNNNNNNNNNNNNNNNNNNNNNNNNNNNNNNNNNNNNNNNNNNNNNNNNNNNNNNNNNNNNNNNNNNNNNNNNNNNNNNNNNNNNNNNNNNNNNNNNNNNNNNNNNNNNNNNNNNNNNNNNNNNNNNNNNNNNNNNNNNNNNNNNNNNNNNNNNNNNNNNNNNNNNNNNNNNNNNNNNNNNNNNNNNNNNNNNNNNNNNNNNNNNNNNNNNNNNNNNNNNNNNNNNNNNNNNNNNNNNNNNNNNNNNNNNNNNNNNNNNNNNCTTTTCATTCAAGACCTCTTCTGTCTTGCCGTGAGGAGCCAATGACGTTGACAAGCTTTTGCAATCTTGCATCCCAAATTTCTTCAAAAGCTTCTTTGCATACTTCTCTTGTGAGAGAAATATACCTTCTTCGTTTTGTATTACTTCCATACCAAGGAAGTAATTTAGTTCGCCTAAGTCCATCATCTCAAACTCACTCTTCATCTCCTCTTTAAATTGTTCAATCTTCTTCATGTTGCTACCCGTGACtatgatgtcatcaacatataaaCTGACCACCAATATATCCTCCAATGTCTTCTTTACATAGAGTGTTGCATCATTGATACTTCTCTCAAAACCATTTTTGAGAAAGTAACCATCAATGCGTCCATACCATGCTCTAGGTGCTTGCTTTAAGCCATAGAGTGCCTTGTAGAGTTTAAGaacttttccttcttctcctgcTTCTACAAATCCCGGTGGTTGTTCTACATAAATCTCTTCTTCCAAGTTTCCATTTAGAAACGCTGACTTCACATCCATTTGGAAGAGTTTCCATTTGTGTTGAGCTGCAATCGCCATTACCGTTCTTATCGTATCGTATCTTGAAACCGGTGCAAAAGTTTCCAGATAATCTACACCATATTCTTGTGTGAATCCTCTAGCCACCAATCTTGCCTTATGTTTGATTGCTTCTCCACTTGCATTAGTCTTCAAACGAAATATCTATacattaattacatttttatctCTTGGTCTCTCCACAACTTGCCACGTCTTGTTCTTTTCAATCATCCTCAATTCTTCTCTCATGGCTTCTATCCACCTCTCATCATTCATTGCTTCCTCCAAAGCTTGAGGTTCTTCATCCATTATAAGACACATTTCGTGTATATGAGCCATCTCTTCAACTTTATCTGTTTGTTCCATCAAATCGTTGATCGATTTGAATCCTCTTGGACCAACGaagttttctccttcttcaaccGTGTTTTGAAATCCTCTTTCTGAGATTTGTAGCCGGTTGAATGCATCACTTACTTGTTCTACTTGAGAGTTTATATCATTGTTTGCTCCTTGATCTCCTTGTTCCCTTGAAGACTGGATTTTGAATTGTGACATAATTGATTTCTCTACTTCCTTCTTCTCCCAATTCCATGTCTTCTCTTCATCAAATGTCACGTCTCTTGACACTTCGATCTTCTCTTCACTCAATAAGAACACTCTGTATCCTTTTGATTCATTTC from Camelina sativa cultivar DH55 chromosome 3, Cs, whole genome shotgun sequence includes:
- the LOC104776414 gene encoding COP9 signalosome complex subunit 5b-like, producing MSMEGSSSAIARKTWELENNIFTVEPPDSASDGIFHYDDASQAKIQQEKPWASDPNYFKRVQISALALLKMVVHARSGGTIEIMGLMQGKTDGDTIIVMDAFALPVEGTETRVNAQADAYEYMVEYSQTNKLAGRLENVVGWYHSHPGYGCWLSGIDVSTQMLNQQYQEPFLAVVIDPTRTVSAGKVEIGAFRTYPEGHKISDDHVSEYQTIPLNKIEDFGVHCKQYYSLDITYFKSSLDSHLLDLLWNKYWVNTLSSSPLLGNGDYVAGQISDLAEKLEQAESQLSHSRFGGGIAPAGHQRRKEDESQLAKITRDSAKITVEQVHGLMSQVIKDILFNSARQSNKPPSEPSDPEPMITS
- the LOC104776413 gene encoding RNA-binding protein 38 isoform X2, giving the protein MAGGIGLGDTTYTKVFVGGLAWETQKETLKKHFEQFGEILEAVVITDKASGRSKGYGFVTFREAEAARRACVDATPVIDGRRANCNLAYIGLQRSKPSTPNHGGGGRINNMRVMMGTMQTGFGPPPLPPTFPHYPHLPLNLFGYSPYSPDYSSFPTSLYGVYGCNSGGQYGVYGNGGGSGLTAAAASAAPFYPCGSGGHGGVHFSQPQPFYHHLSSYNPHHYSPATISMQQVCFAVPQV
- the LOC104776413 gene encoding RNA-binding protein 38 isoform X1, encoding MAGGIGLGDTTYTKVFVGGLAWETQKETLKKHFEQFGEILEAVVITDKASGRSKGYGFVTFREAEAARRACVDATPVIDGRRANCNLAYIGLQRSKPSTPNHGGGGRINNMRVMMGTMQTGFGPPPLPPTFPHYPHLPLNLFGYSPYSPDYSSFPTSLYGVYGCNSGGQYGVYGNGGGSGLTAAAASAAPFYPCGSGGHGGVHFSQPQPFYHHLSSYNPHHYSPATISMQQGVTGFPLQPPLIPYR